A window of Gallus gallus isolate bGalGal1 chromosome 3, bGalGal1.mat.broiler.GRCg7b, whole genome shotgun sequence genomic DNA:
TTTTTGTGATAAAAACCACGTAGACAGGAAATGGAAAACTGCTTTTATCAATAGGGCATAAAAAGCTAACTCTAATTAAATATTAGCACTCCTAGTAAAATCTGAACAGGAACTAACACAGGCAAACCTGCATATTCCAACAGAAAGAGTGCCTCACTTCCTCAGCTACAGAATAGGTATCACTGAATCAAAAATGCACAATTAAAGAAGAGAAGGTAAGAGGAAAAACATGACTTACATGTGCTCCAGCTCTCTTTGCGTATCTTCTAAAGAAatgcccagcagcacacagaggccTCGACCTATTGAACTTATCTGTTCACCACCCACtggaaaagggggggaaaaaaaaagtaagacaaaatcatagaatcgcaaccagatcaggtgctcagagccctgtccagcctgaccttgaatgtctccaaggacggggcatccaccacctctctgggcaacctgtgccaacgcctcaccactcttactagaaaacttcttccttatactgaacctaaatctcctctcttttagtctgaaaccatttcccctcatcctatcacaacagatcctaCTAAggagtctgttcccttctttcttatggCCCTCCTCGGGATTCTGAAAGGCCAcactcaggtctccccagagccttctcttctccaggctgaacagccccagctctcagcctgtccttgtagaagaggtgttccattccttgggtcatttctgtggccctcctcaggATGTGCTCCAAaaggtccacatctctcctgtactgagcactccacatctggacggagtactccaggtgaggtctcaccagcgcAGAGAAGAGGGGTGGAAccacctcccttgccctgctggccacgcttcttttgatgcagccaagGATATGGTTGGTTTTCTAGgttgtgagggcacattgctggctcatatccagcttgccattcacctgtgcccccaggtccttttcagcagggctgtgctccatccatACACCCCCCACTTGTACTGATAGAGGGAGTTACCATGACCCAGGtacaagaccttgcacttgaatttgttgaacctcatgaggttcacccgggcccactGCTGGAgcctaggtccctctggatggcatctcgATCCTCGGgcatgtcaaccacaccacagtttggtgtcatccacaaacttgctgaagggGCACTTGAACCCACTGCTGATGTCTGATAATGATATTTCAGAGCACCGGTCCCAGCAGTGtcccctgagggacaccacttgtcactgatctccactCTCCGTTGACCACCACTCTGCATATGATACGAAGATTACTGCCTACAATTGAACCAGCAGTGccaaccacagcagcagcacaacactCTCCAATCTTAGGAATACTGAGCTGACTGAATTCAGTGAGCATACCCCATTTCCCTGCCGCACCACCCCCCAGCAGCTGCGAGAGTCACGTCATTTCGGGCCTCCTACACCTTATCTGAAATAAGACTTTGATCGACCCACAGCTCTGACCCTCCCGCTGAGAGCTCCTTAACGGCGGTGAAAACAGAAAGCGAACGGCCGCAGGCGGCACAGAAAGGCGACTCGGGCCGTGCTGGGAGCACACGCCAGCAGCGCTGAGGCAACTGAAAGCCACGCGCGAACGAAAGCGAAGCGGCCGGGCCTCTGAGGGACCGCGCTGAGAGGAGCGCGGAAGGGGGcccggccgcggggcggggggaaggaggcgggggcgggcggagcAACGCTTCAGCAAcgctccgcccgcccccgccTCCTCTCCCCCCGCCCCTCCGGCTCCGGTGTCCGTCCCGGTGCCGCGCACTGACCTGTGACACTGGCCTGGGCCACCCGCTGGACGATGGCCTTCATGGCGGCGCGGCGCAGGCCCGGCGCGGGGAGGTGGCGGCACTAGACAACGGCGGCCGCCCCCTGCTGGCCCGCGCCGCtcacagcgccccctggcggaTGGGAGGTACCGccgcagtgctggagctgcccgCCACGCCGGTACGGGAGGCGCCTACGGAGAGCCAGCCCCCATGGGAGGCCACTATGGAAACGGGGCTGCGTAGAGACGGAATGCCCACAGAAAGGTGCGGAGGGGCTCCTTTCCTCTGAAGGTGGggcctttaatttttttttccattatgttttcAGCAGTGCCTATAGAAAGCACAACTGGAGGTACCAGCGCACCCATACCATTCTCTTCTAGAGGAATGAGGCGTCCATAGGTAGCCATGGAAACTGGCAGCTTCCTTCTGAAGGGAGGCAGCGCTTGCAGGGACTGGGAGAAGCCCCTGAAGAAAGGAAGTATGTCCACAAGGACTGGGGGAAACCGCATAGAAAGGAAGGTTACAgtcacagccacagcagggAGACAGCACCCTACAAGGGGAGGCAGCATGTATTAAGATCCTGTAAAGTGACAGCAGCTCTAAGAGGAGCTACAGAAAGGAGATGTAGCAAACTGAGGGAAAGGGGGTATAAGGACAGGTAGCTACATATCAGGGGACAAAGCTGTACACCCTGCCTGCTTCTTTCTGAAGGATGACAACTCATACACCCCAAAGATTAAACTGCATTCCTTCCCGCTTAATaattctttaatattttattttggacCCAATTGGTTGAGAGAGCAGCTCATGCACAGCAGCCCCTGTGCTGGGAAACCTTCACAAAATAGCTGCTAAAGCAGCTGGCCAGCCCCCGGGGCAGCATTCCAGCTCACCACCATCTCACAAGACTCCGTTGAACCTAGTTCACATTTAATAAATTGAGTACATGTGCAAAGAATAGCATCGATGTGAACAGGCAAGAAAGCCTGCGGGTTCTGCAAAGGAATTTCGGACATGGATCTGTCGTTTCAACAAAGCAACAGAACCTCTCCAACCGACAGGGCGCTGCCAGACGACAGGACCTCGTCCCCAGGCTCTCCTCCACAGCACAACGTTCCACGTCCCTGACCGCTCAGTTCTCAGAAGGGGGAGGACTACTGCCGGAGGAAAAGTAGGCTGTCAGATGCCGGAGCAGCCGCGTGAGAGGAGGCAATTCCTTGTGGTACGTCATTACCGTGGTGACCTGTAACCCTATGGGTGTATCTGtaaccaccacctctctggagaGCTCTTCGTCCGCCTTTTCACTTTCGTTCTCTAACGAAcggggagagaaaaaacaaaaacaaaacgaaaGAACTTCGCATTAAAATGGGCCATCCTTTCCTCGGCCCAACACAGCAGCCACACACACCATCAGCCTCCCGCCGTCTCCTCCGCCAAGTGCGCGTGCCCGCCTCGGCCAAGGCCCGCCCCCTGCCGGCCCtcagcccagccctccccacgCCCGatgcccgccgccgccccgcggaAGTGATTTGAAGCGGCGGCGCTCGGGCCTAGAGGGCTCCACCGGCCTCGTACCGTGCCCGCCGCCGCCCTCGGCTCCGCCTCTGGTCGTGTAGCTGTAGTGCAGCATGCCCCCCAGCACGGTCCAGCCGCCTATCGAGTACAGCAGCGCCGAGCGCGTGTTCCACACCACCGCCCGCATCGCCCTCAGCAACACCCGTGCGCCGGGCTGCCGCTACACGCACGCGCCCTGCCTTGAGGGAGTGGGGGGGTGTTAAGATGGCGGCGGGCCGTGCGcgggactgcgcatgcgccaaAGCTGAGGGGCGGGAGCGGAAAATGGCGGCGCGTGGAGACGTCGGCCTTACCGGGAGCCAAAAGGTGCCTTCTGCACGGTGCTGCACGGCGGCCTCCGAACCCGCTGCTCAGCCTCAGAAGCGTTCCGCCCTGTATTTTCTTCACGTCCCTCTTTGTTTCCACATAAAGCTTCAGGTCCGTGACCGAAACCATGAGTTAGGGAACAGCGAGTGGCATTATTTGTAATAGTTGGTACCACCCCTGGTGGTGTGTTTGCAAAAACGCAAATGTGTCATACATACAACCCAATGGAGGACAGTACTCAGTATTAATACTTTTCTTATCCcgttttattttccattaattcAGCCCCTGGGTGCCTAAAGCCACCACTTCAGACCACAGATCATTACACATTAAGCTAAGGCTGCTAAGCTCTACACCTGATAAAACATACTTTGGCTCCCGATACAGTATGAGAAAAGTAGCGTAAACAACAGAGATAAAAAGgaatacaaataaattaatatcTAGATGGGCAAAGTACTAAGCTCTCCCcacatatttatttcatttaatactTAAAAACCGTAGTCTAAAAGGCAATGTAAATAAATCGTTCCACTTCCATCATCACCGTGATATACGTAACTTCCCTCTGTGTGCTTCTGGGTTCAGTCAAGTCACGCTGCACTGGAGACCGCCAGCTTCTTGAGGTGGTCCATGAACACCTGCAGACTGACATCATCCGTCAGGATTGGGGCTCCTGATTCCTGTGGACCAATTAAGGAAACACATAATGAGCCTGAAATAGCGCTGCTGGCCCTGGGGACTAAGCAAAAGCAACTCAAATGTCAGCACAAAGAGCTAATGGCCTGCTGAACCTTTTCCCCTTAAAGGGTCATCTACTAGAAAAGGTGCTACTTTGTGACAAAAGCATTGAAGATATCTTTCAGTGCCACTTGCGCTATTGCAGAAGTCTCTTCCTTCTAATGCATTAGGAAGGTTTCTGCTCAAGGCGCTACAGAAACAAGGCAGAAGACATTAAAAACTATTATTCACAGAAAAATCAGATCTATACGAATCTGTATGCAGTTACAGCAATACACTAACTGTACACTGACGGTTTTACATCAGGTTTGTAACAGCAGACAAAAATCAATTTCTACATCAGCTCATCTAAAACATGTAAGAGTTTCTCTATCGACTTAGCCGCTTCCATCAGTAGCAGCCAGAAAATACATTCTCCTTGTCCACCTGTGCACTACACAGGTAACTTCGTTACAGGAGAGATGAAAGGGacaaaagcactgctgctggaaaccACTCATCTCCTGCTGTCATCAGGCTGCTGAGCTAttgggctgctctgcagcacctctAAGACAGCCACCCtttaggaaaagcaaaaaaattcaCAATATGCTGAAAATCTGCGGGGAATTCCATCCAAGAACAGAGGCAGGAGTTTCATCATGTCCGGGCTTGAAAACCTAATTCTGAACATAGTGTAACCTAGTGCTCACCACCAGTACTGCCTATCTCGACAACCATGGACTTCAATCATCAGGATGAATAAGAATCTAACCTGCTTAAGAGACAAACCTATTCACTCGGTTGTCTTTTAAAATGCTACAGCTATCACAATGTCAGACAGTAATTTCATCACAGATCATTTGGTGCACAGAAATAAACTTGTTTTCTTGTATTCCAAAGCACTATTCCAACGTCTTGCAAAAAGCTGTTAGATAAGAAGAGCAGGACAAATACAACCCGCTCCCAGTCTGAGGCCAAATACTAGGAGATAAAATGGGACAGCTACTATGCAGACAATTATTTGAATGTACCTTTTACAGCATTCCCAAACATGAGTGGCTCTTTCATTGCTTACCTGTCCCCATGCATAGAGGTTATTGTGGGTCTGAGAAGGGTTCACTTTAGACAACAGGAATCGGGCCTACAAAGACAAAACatgggaaaaacatttttgcagtATGACAGAAATGTCAGCTTCCCTAAGACTTACCTCCTCAGATACACGACTGGCGACGTTTGCCTGCTTTTACAAGGAAAATACTTGTTTAACTGAAACAAGTTCCTGAGTTCAGAAATAGCTTTGTTTCATAAACAATTTCACTGgacttaaaaataagaatctgCTTACTTTTAATGGCAGTGCTCTGAAAGGATAAATGATTGGGAAGGATTTTACCACACAGCTGTGACTCCCATGGGACAGACAATAGTACTGCTACCATGTGTTAGAGTTTTACAAAttgttttgaaggaaataaCATTAAGGAACATCGCACAAAAGAATAAGATTGAGGAAGAAACCTCGGGGGAAGGAAAAGGTGGAATCAAGTCAAAAGTCAGGGTACCCTGCTGTtatctcaaaaagaaagaacGCGATCGcatccctttccctgctggtaTTCTGGAGTTCGTCGGTGGTGGCAGATTTCTATGAGAGAACTCCCTACCCTCCGTTTCAAAATCATAACATCATCTTTTAAGTTTCTCCAAGTGCTCTGCTACAGTAAGCAGTGTTTGTCAAGAAGGGCAGCTCTAGTTCCATACAACATGGACATGGCATCAGCAATGTCCCTTACAAGCCCTTTTCCACACATCAGAAAAGAGGTTCGTGGAGAACCAGGGTAACATGCTTACATCAGAAATTAATAGcaaagttttgttttggagCACCAATTCCTGCCTCTTCACTGCTACAAACAATGGGCTAGCAATAGACAAACACTGAACTACTGTAATTTCAGGAAGAGCTAAAATAGAAACCATTTTATATTCTCATGTGGCATCTGAGAATAAAAGAGGTGATGTTCAAACATCCAGCATGACCACCCTAGCCAACTAACTGCACTCCCTGTCTCAGGAAGTTTAGGTACACAGCAAAACCACTTATTTCTCACCGGTTCAAGGAATAAAAAGATATTtacactggcttttttttttttcctcccttctctttccatCCTCAGAAGTCAAAAATGCATGCAGGGAGCAAGTGGCGCATTCAAAGACATGGATGCATTAAGAGCTCATGAGAGAATATACAAGCTCTGTACTTTTAAGTGCTAAATTACTATTGTGTTTAATGTACAGAATCATTTACTTTGTGAAGCCAGAAAAGACAGATATTTGCATTGTTCAACAGAGAGGGTTTTTGGATAAACCTCCTTACCTGGCTGCCCCCATGTTCAGTGTGGACATAACGTGGCATTGGGAATCTGGTCTGCAAGATTTCCTGGGCATCATCCAGTGGAGCTTGCAGTAGGTGCTTGAAGTTTTCATATTCAGGCATGTCCTGGTAGCCAGCTTTCTGCCACTGTGCAATAGTCTGTTCACAGGGACAGGGAGGAAATGAAGAGATAGCAGAGATGTCTACAGGCCTCCCCTTTATAACCAGCACATCTTAAGGTAACAGAACATTACGTGCATTTCTGCTTACACAGAGCAGGACAAACACATGATTTCACTATTCTGTCAATAGTATTGTTTAGTTTCTGTCTGTTCCTTAAGTTAAGAACATGCACTAAACACAGAATTGGACAGCAGTCTGAACAGTACAAGAGCAAATTGTTAAAAGTGAACTTCAAGCCATTATGCTTCTCCCTGCCTTGACTTAATAGCGTACAGCATTTATAAATCAGTGACATTCCAAATCTGTCTTGAAATGGTAAATCTGGTAAAAATGGCCTGGTAAGGCATTGCCTTACATTTTTTCAAGCTCCACATGTAGTTGATAGCTCCTCTATACACTTGCAGTTCACGTATTTAACATCTCCATTGTCTAATTTCACCCAGCTGATGCGCCTCTTGCTTCCCAACAGTTGAGGCAGGTAGGCACTGTTTAAAGTAACCTGGGAAGACTTATTGTCACTATTGACTCCACCATCCAACTCCTGCTTATGTGGACTGCGTATCACAGCTCACTTTTCAGAGAGGACAAGTACTACATGGAAGAATGTGGGGAAACAATAACGGAGCAGCCACAGGCTACCGTGCCAAACTTTAAGCATTCTAGTAACAGTCATTAAAAGTCAGTAGCtcagttcaaaaacaaaagagaagagtGAAAACACGTCTCCAAAAAATTCACTAACAAAAAGGTCAGACCATACACCAAGCTGGGCTTATTTAAATTCCAATTTGATGTCATGTTTAGGTAAAAAAACTGCATGAAAGGTACTCCCCAGACAAGACTGAAAAGAAtctgagagggaaaaaaagcatcaaataGAAGGGACATTTctagagaaagaagagagaagcaagCCAGCTTCACCCTCTATATCATAACTTCTTTAGAGAGTGAGATGTTTCTATGATCAAGCTGCAGTAGCTTACTGCTCCTTATAAAATCTGACAGGATTCCAACACAGATCTACAACGTCTTCATAATGAAAAGGCACTGGAAAGCCAAAGCTTTAGATATTCATCTAAGTCTGGAGGCTCAGAAGGAGCCTCCACCTCAGTACAGGAGCAGCTGTATGGAACATCcaatatttaaaaagcagaagctgGCAAAATTCATAACTGATTTCTTTCAGAGTAGCAGTATTTAAGTGTCAAAACCCAGCAACCAATTATATCATATATCTGACAAATCAAACTGCAGGTCTCTCTGCTCTACTTAGCTTCAAGATTCTCTGGCCCTTTCCAggcacagaaaggaaagctcACCTTCATTTCCAAGCTAACTTGATGGCTATTTCTCACAGAAACATATACTTAACTACTCCAGTAGGATTTTTATTCATTACAACTGGCAACAGGCACATGATGTCATTACACCAGACTAAGCTTTGCAAGTGGTTCATTTTGTACTAACAGTAGTATTGTTTGCATGcatggcaggaggaggagagtTCAGAGAGAGGATACATCTCACCATACCTCACCAAGGTAGATAACTATCTGGAAGAAAGTATCCATCAGTAGGATTCTGTCAGGaagaatgctgctgctgtccaAAAGCACTGGCTATGGAAAACAAAGGTCAATCGTCATTAAAACCTCAAAATCATATTAACATTACAGTTCAGGGGAACAACTTGCTCAGCCTCGCATGTACAGAGGAGTGTTGTGTCTGCCAACGGCTGCTGTTCATGTGAATGTTTCCGAGTACCATAACCCTTCTGTGGCATCACTGAACCGAGCAGCAGGTCCTCAGCTACTGTATGAAACAGTTTCATGAAACAGCATGTGAGAAAGCAATTTCTATGGCTATCAAGTTTAATGATCTTGAAGAAgccaagaaaaataagagatttaATGCATACACTCAGGCAAATGCTGCCAGAAAGGTTTTAAagtgtttctgcagcagcttctgcattCCTTTCCTGCCAGACACACTGCAGTCAACATAAACTAATGAAGTTTGTAGAGCAGTCGAATGTTGCTGTTTAGACAACTGAAAACAAGCAGCTGGACTCGATCTctagaggccccttccaacccctacagttctgtgctAATGACCTGGAAGGGCAGAGGCTTGCTGACACACATGGTGGAGAtggcagctcctggctgagAAGCAGAAGCACTACTGAGCTGCCAAGACTCCAGATGTGGCATTAATTTTTCGGGGCTTCCTTTTTAGGCACgtatgtgtattttaaaagcccACTGAAAGTATAATTTGCATACTAAGAGTAAGCCTACTGAAAATATAACTGTTATTGTACATTGCCCCATCTCATCCTTCTGTAATTACtttaactaagaaaaaaaatagataaggACCTTTTTGATAAACTAATTTTATCCCAACTGAATGCTCTTTACTTTGGATTGATTCACCACTCTCTGTTAAACACAGACTTACCTCAGGAGGTCCATGGAAGGAATAAGCATAAAGGATGGGCTGAATCATAATGAGAGACTGGGTGAGATCTTGCCTAGCAAAGTGGTGACGGTAATAAGAAGATTCATCTGGACTGTTATTGAAGACCTGCAGGAATGGGGAGCGTCGCAAATGGAACATGAACTGCACCAGAAAGATGAGTGAGAAGTGTCAGTGAGCTGCCAAAGCTTCTGCACCTTGTAAACAGCATATCCCCTGAAAACAATCTCCCAGTGAACTCCTCAGAGTTCGTCACTTACCCATTATTTGTAGCACTGAACTACAAGACCACCCAAAAAACTCAAAAAGCATCTGCTCCTTCCCTCACAAATCTGATTAATGGTACAAGATGCTTTACCATCACCCTTACAAACTTCTCCCACAGTTGCAAGAAGGTTCTTACCTGGGgatacaaagaaaatgattcCGACAATCTGAAGGAGTTGGGATCATCCTTGTTGTATTGTCCAAATTTCTGACACTGTTGGAAGCAAAATGCATACTTTGTTTATATCTCTGAgaattaacattatttttttttattgagttttgtatgtttttaaacagaGCAAACAAGTCACAAACATGGCAGCAAGAACTTAACAGGCTATTCTTATTTAAGTCAGTAGCTTCTGTATCTTACTGGAACGATGACGATTCAATCATCACTTTATGTACataaaaatcttccattttgAATACAGATTCAAAGTTatttaagaatgaaataaatagaGCTTCCAATACCACCTATTTTTCCATTGGATCATCGTCATACTTGATGTGCTTTGTACACTATGAAATGCTTCTGCAGCATCTCCTATTTCCTTCTAAAGCAACAGCAGACTAAAATTTCACTAGATGCTTCACTGAAAGCAAGCAGtttgtcaatggtttatgggctgCTTGGCTCAGTTCCATGGCTAGCAGAGTGATCTCTATTTACTtctttataatttttaaaaaaaaatttatcaACCACAAATGAGCCCACAATCATTTCAGCGCGCAGTATACCCATGTGTGTTTTGGTGCTCAAATTTTCATTtgatattctctttttttccagcatctgATGTGCTGTAACTGTGAGCGTGAAATTCACGAATGTTCAGATGAAGACAGAACTGATGGGGATTTTGGCAATTCAGGCCTGTGAAATCTGAAGAAAGAGACAGTATGAAGGCACGGAACAAAGCCAATAGCTGGAAAGTGATAACTCCTCTGAACTTTGTCCTGATGAGATCCTATCTGAATGCTGTATCCAGTTTGAGGCTTCCTAGCTCAAGACAGACATGGATATACTGAAGCAAGGCCAGCAGATGCCAGCAAACTGGCAAAGGAACAGGGCCCTAAAAAGCTGagtttgttcagtctggaatCCAGTGTTACATTGTGCATAGCTACCTAACATGTAACTGAAGAAATTGGAATTctgattggatataagaaataataatagtaaatcACACTAACTGCGATCAAATGTTGGAACAGGCTACCAAGAAGCAAGAGAaattccatccctggagatcaTAAAAACTCACCCAAACAAGACCCACAGCATCTAACTGCAACATGAAGCTAGCTCTGCTTAAGCAGAGTGTTGAGACCTGTTGAGACCCTTCCCACCTACATTATCATTTCACTATTACTGCTTTAATCTCAAGGTTTAACTCCTTCATCACGATGGGATGCTTAGCTATCCCATCACCAACTTACTGGTCATACTGCCTTCACAGTTATCACATGCTATGAGACCACAATCAGAGCACAAATGAAGCAAATCAGTCTGGAAAAAGAATGGTGCTTTCATTCCAAGAGAtcattttaactgaaattaagACTGTTGCTGAGTGCACTCCATCAGTCTTACCAGTCTGATCAGCTGTCTGTCCAGCCATCGCAGTACATCAGGTCCCTCCTCAGACTCAGCTCTGTACACTCCCAGCCgtgccatcagcacagcagctgcttcctggtCAAATGCAGCTTCTATGTGCTGGAGCTGACTTTGTGCATCTGCCCAGCTAAAGGATTAGTAAAGGGTTAGAGCAAAATCTGTCATCAGCAAAACCCAAtccacattttttcccccatgccAAATACTCCGTGGCCAATGAATATAATAACAGGCTAAAACAATACCAGCACAGACAGTGGTTTACATTTCTGCAATTCTGCCAAAGAGCCAGCATGAGGTACTTACTTTCTGGCTATGGTGGTGACACGAATGCGTTTCTGCGTGCTGGAGTGTTGATACTGAGTGACAAACTGTACTGCCCCTCGGCCTCCCTGAGGTATTGGTGCATTGTGCTGCAAATTAAACAAGGAAAGCCTTCAACATAGGCTGGCTTTGCATACTACCCAGGCAGGGCATCTGCTGAATAGAGTTAAGTTCAAGCTAGAGATGGACCACAGAAGAGACACACATCTGTTAATGTTGTGTTTTATAAGAGCCCTCAAAGCCAAGTGGTTCTGGATACATTTTTAATCCCATACCTGACACTTATCAGCTTGTCCTTTAAAGGACGGCAGCAACTTATTTACCATCCCTATAACACTAAACATTAGTGTGGCAGTCTGACTAAAGGTCCCTTGGGCCCTATTCCCAACAACAGGGAACCCACACAGCAGAGTGGGCGTGAAATAGAACTCCTTTGGTCTAGTACTCCTAGCTACCACGTGCTCAGAAGCTTCCCCAGCCTGAAGTTGCTTCTGAGCTATCTCATATAACAAATGGGAGGATAAATTCTCCAAGAAGTGAGACATTGGTGCTTTTATTCTCCATGGCACCTAATagcaaaaagacattttcttctttgtgaaaTGAATGCCATCAgaagacaagaagaaagaatgCAGTTTTTGTATCTAGTAAAAATATTACACAATTTACAAATATGGACACAACCCCTATGAATATTACTTTGGCACAAAACACTCATCTACTTTGCAAGCATCCATCAGCTACACAAGAGATGCCATTGGACTTCCCGGTCCTGTTACAAACAGTTGGTATacaaaaaggaagacaaaaaaagaaaagccagggCTGACCTGATTTACCACTTCAAAGTAAATGGCCAGAGTTGTGCAGGGATCCAAACCGCAAATTTTCCACTGAGATGTTCCTCCGATTCCGAGTTCCTGCAcagaattgaaaagaaaacagcctaTTGTATTTGGCAGCAGTTAAGGCCAGCTCACATTTAATTCTGATCAGAGACAGGAGGCAATCCTTCCGCATTTCTTATCTTCGGAATGTGGATTAAGTTACAGAGGGTAATACAGTTGGAAAGCAGCTTTATGGGACAAGAATTTAATCTATCAAGCACTGCCCTTTCCCACATTCTATCTAAGCTGTAGGTTTTGACAGAAATGTTGCACCCTTTGTCTCCTATTTAATATAGTTGGCTTTTTTTCAGGTTAGAAACGTACGTTTTCAGAAACACACGGTCCTTTCACGTTCAGGGATACACACGGTCCAATAGCTCCTGCAATTTTCAGCTCCCTGGATGTCTacaacaagacaaaacaagttcttaaaaaaaaaaatcaagttagtCAAATAGAACACAGATAGATTAAATCAGGTGCTCAGCTTTGATCAGAAGGTGAACATTCAAGAGGGCCAAGGAAAGCATCCTTGAGTACTCTCCCAGGTCACCTACTGCCACAGTTGGTGAATATAagctcagttgttttttttttaaaccacaaaTATAATAAACTTTCATACAAAAAATGCCTTCACTCATTCCAGTATGGTGCTTTTTCCAAAGAAGGCACTACAGCTGACCTCAAAGACGTAGAATTTTCTACACACAGATACCTCCTCAACTTTTCTAATCAGCAGCACTTGCATTTCTAAGTTAATGTCAGCTAACTAAACTCATCTCTCACCTTCACTTCCAAATTTGCACCAAAAGCCATCCGAAATTCCCCATTGAGCCCTTTGTTGAACACCCGCTGGAAGGTCTGCTTGAAGAGAGAAGTGTTGAAGGAATCTCCCATCACCATGTGtcctctgagaaggaaaaagaaaaacacacaaggGAATTGAAACAATTGAGAACTACTGAGAAGTATATGCACCAAGGATACAACCCCTCCAACTCTCATGCATGCAAATACAGgcagaaactgttttaaagcaTGCCTTTGCATAGGTAGAATTCGCATCAGGGAACGTAGATTCATGGATGCCTCCAAAGCCA
This region includes:
- the SEC23B gene encoding protein transport protein Sec23A isoform X2: MPQFSTIEYIVQRGPQTPLIFLYVVDTCLEEEDLQALKESLQMSLSLLPADALVGLITFGRMIQVHELSCEGISKSYVFRGTKDLTAKQIQDMLGLSRPAVPIQQGRPLQAPEQPVISSRFLQPVHKIDMNLTDLLGELQRDPWPVTQGKRPLRSTGVALSIAVGLLEGTFPNTGARIMLFTGGPPTQGPGMVVGDELKTPIRSWHDIEKDNARFMKKATKHYETLANRTATNGHCIDIYACALDQTGLLEMKCCANLTGGHMVMGDSFNTSLFKQTFQRVFNKGLNGEFRMAFGANLEVKTSRELKIAGAIGPCVSLNVKGPCVSENELGIGGTSQWKICGLDPCTTLAIYFEVVNQHNAPIPQGGRGAVQFVTQYQHSSTQKRIRVTTIARNWADAQSQLQHIEAAFDQEAAAVLMARLGVYRAESEEGPDVLRWLDRQLIRLCQKFGQYNKDDPNSFRLSESFSLYPQFMFHLRRSPFLQVFNNSPDESSYYRHHFARQDLTQSLIMIQPILYAYSFHGPPEPVLLDSSSILPDRILLMDTFFQIVIYLGETIAQWQKAGYQDMPEYENFKHLLQAPLDDAQEILQTRFPMPRYVHTEHGGSQARFLLSKVNPSQTHNNLYAWGQESGAPILTDDVSLQVFMDHLKKLAVSSAA
- the SEC23B gene encoding protein transport protein Sec23A, with amino-acid sequence MATYLEFIQQNEERDGVRFSWNVWPSSRLEATRMVVPLACLLTPLRERPDLPPVQYEPVLCSRPTCKAVLNPLCQVDYRAKLWACNFCFQRNQFPPAYAGISEVNQPAELMPQFSTIEYIVQRGPQTPLIFLYVVDTCLEEEDLQALKESLQMSLSLLPADALVGLITFGRMIQVHELSCEGISKSYVFRGTKDLTAKQIQDMLGLSRPAVPIQQGRPLQAPEQPVISSRFLQPVHKIDMNLTDLLGELQRDPWPVTQGKRPLRSTGVALSIAVGLLEGTFPNTGARIMLFTGGPPTQGPGMVVGDELKTPIRSWHDIEKDNARFMKKATKHYETLANRTATNGHCIDIYACALDQTGLLEMKCCANLTGGHMVMGDSFNTSLFKQTFQRVFNKGLNGEFRMAFGANLEVKTSRELKIAGAIGPCVSLNVKGPCVSENELGIGGTSQWKICGLDPCTTLAIYFEVVNQHNAPIPQGGRGAVQFVTQYQHSSTQKRIRVTTIARNWADAQSQLQHIEAAFDQEAAAVLMARLGVYRAESEEGPDVLRWLDRQLIRLCQKFGQYNKDDPNSFRLSESFSLYPQFMFHLRRSPFLQVFNNSPDESSYYRHHFARQDLTQSLIMIQPILYAYSFHGPPEPVLLDSSSILPDRILLMDTFFQIVIYLGETIAQWQKAGYQDMPEYENFKHLLQAPLDDAQEILQTRFPMPRYVHTEHGGSQARFLLSKVNPSQTHNNLYAWGQESGAPILTDDVSLQVFMDHLKKLAVSSAA